The Elaeis guineensis isolate ETL-2024a chromosome 13, EG11, whole genome shotgun sequence genome includes a region encoding these proteins:
- the LOC105055875 gene encoding growth-regulating factor 6 — translation MDLGGVVGMEGLVGGAFCEGGGLFSSSLALSDSEIKQTGVLCSSFLKHARPGGSEEDDWRFPKMARTEAMAVPNIPRGAASLYRSNSHSLFPEGEQMLSFSSTPSSKPDAMVLSSDVTLPYYHHPSASSSTPYFRNTVVSGLGSSGSNANMNGVLARLRGPFTPSQWMELEHQALIYKYIDANVPIPPSLLVSIKRSLNPSGYPPISAGSFGSSALGWGPFHLGYSGNADPEPGRCRRTDGKKWRCSRDAVADQKYCERHMNRGRHRSRKHVEGHTGHAAKAMPIIAPSQSASAVSGSGSSTSLTVAQQQNKSLQSNATDPCPAPLINRMLMSKENVNDHVQGSQSLSTLNSINTKPVNTLFPFAKQHDPFDVASSQADFGHISTEIVLDPSRSSSEKFSFIPTPKLNEQQPQSHPFRHFIDDWPKNQSERSTITWPDVEEMQSDRTQLSISIPMASSDISSSSSSPNQEKLTLSPLKLSRDFDPTHMGLGVGGQRQASWIPISWEASIAGPLGEVLTNTSSTPKDQGKNCSSSSLNLLTDGWDSSPRLQSSPTAVLQKTTFGSVSSSTGSSPLAESHKTHDSTGSLCNDLLGSNLVDPPIIPSL, via the exons ATGGACTTAGGTGGGGTGGTGGGCATGGAAGGACTAGTGGGTGGTGCCTTTTGTGAGGGTGGTGGTCTCTTTTCCTCTTCCCTGGCTTTATCTGACTCTGAAATCAAGCAAACGGGGGTCCTTTGCTCTAGTTTTCTCAAGCATGCGAGACCTGGAGGTTCCGAGGAGGATGACTGGAGGTTTCCCAAGATGGCCAGGACTGAAGCAATGGCGGTGCCGAACATCCCCAGGGGAGCTGCCTCCCTCTATAGATCCAACTCCCACTCCCTCTTCCCTGAGGGGGAGCAAATGCTCAGCTTCTCATCgacgccttcctccaagcccgaTGCCATGGTGCTTAGCAGTGATGTGACCTTACCTTACTACCATCACCCATCAGCATCTTCTTCAACACCTTATTTCAGGAATACAG TTGTTTCAGGCTTGGGTTCCTCAGGCTCAAATGCGAACATGAACGGGGTTTTGGCAAGGTTGAGGGGGCCCTTCACTCCATCCCAGTGGATGGAGCTGGAGCATCAGGCATTGATCTACAAGTACATCGATGCAAATGTGCCCATACCACCCAGCTTGCTTGTCTCAATCAAAAGAAGCCTCAACCCATCTGGGTATCCTCCCATCTCAGCTGGATCTTTTGGTTCCAGTGCAT TGGGATGGGGACCATTTCATCTGGGATATTCTGGAAATGCTGATCCAGAGCCTGGTAGATGCCGTCGAACTGACGGGAAAAAATGGCGGTGCTCCAGGGATGCAGTTGCTGACCAGAAGTACTGCGAACGACACATGAACCGGGGCCGCCATCGTTCAAGAAAGCATGTGGAAGGCCACACTGGCCATGCCGCTAAAGCGATGCCCATCATCGCTCCATCACAATCAGCTTCAGCTGTTTCTGGCAGTGGATCATCTACTAGCCTCACCGTAGCACAGCAGCAGAACAAAAGCTTGCAGTCGAACGCAACCGATCCTTGCCCTGCACCACTGATCAACAG GATGCTCATGAGCAAAGAGAATGTAAATGATCATGTGCAGGGCTCACAGAGCCTCTCCACACTAAATTCTATTAACACAAAACCTGTGAACACCTTATTTCCCTTTGCTAAGCAGCATGATCCTTTTGATGTGGCCTCATCCCAAGCAGACTTTGGACACATTTCCACTGAAATCGTTCTTGATCCTTCAAGAAGCTCCTCAGAGAAGTTCAGCTTCATACCTACTCCAAAACTCAATGAGCAACAACCCCAATCCCATCCTTTTCGTCATTTCATTGATGACTGGCCTAAAAACCAGTCTGAACGCTCAACCATCACCTGGCCCGATGTTGAGGAAATGCAATCTGACCGAACCCAGCTCTCCATTTCAATCCCCATGGCTTCCTCAGACATCTCATCATCATCCTCTTCTCCTAACCAAGAAAAGCTTACACTTTCACCCCTTAAGTTATCCCGAGATTTCGATCCCACTCATATGGGTCTAGGAGTAGGAGGCCAACGACAGGCGAGTTGGATACCTATCTCCTGGGAGGCCTCCATTGCTGGACCATTAGGAGAAGTCTTGACCAACACCTCTAGCACCCCAAAGGACCAAGGCAAGAACTGCTCGTCATCATCTCTAAACCTCTTGACAGATGGCTGGGATTCAAGTCCTAGGTTACAGTCATCCCCCACAGCTGTCCTGCAGAAGACCACCTTTGGCTCGGTGTCTAGCAGCACTGGGAGCAGCCCCCTGGCAGAGAGCCACAAGACCCATGATAGCACTGGCAGCTTGTGCAATGACCTCCTCGGCTCAAACCTTGTAGATCCCCCAATCATCCCCTCACTGTAG